One genomic window of Mogibacterium diversum includes the following:
- the serC gene encoding 3-phosphoserine/phosphohydroxythreonine transaminase, translating to MATNERVFNFSAGPSTLPVEVLEKAAAEMLNYDGTGESVMEMSHRSAEYKQIIEDAEKNLRTLMNIPDDYYVLFLQGGGTLQFSMVPINLLTGSKKADYLITGNWAKKAYEEATKFGDVKILASSEEDNYSYIPKFKPEDIRPDVDYVHICYNNTIFGTHCNEVPDVGDHLLVADMSSCILSEEVDVTKFGLIYAGAQKNVAPAGVTIVIVRKDLVGKAPANTPVYLDYATHAKKGSMYNTPPCYPIYIAGEVFKYLLKNGGVKATHERDVEKANLLYGYLDKSEMFKPSVAKEDRSLMNITFVTGDPELDKKFIAGAKEQGMINLAGYRTVGGMRASTYNAMPLEGVEALVAYMEKFENENK from the coding sequence ATGGCTACAAATGAACGTGTATTTAACTTCTCTGCAGGTCCTTCAACTCTACCTGTAGAGGTACTAGAGAAAGCTGCAGCAGAGATGCTCAACTACGATGGCACAGGCGAGTCTGTAATGGAGATGAGCCACAGATCGGCAGAGTACAAGCAGATTATTGAGGATGCTGAGAAGAATCTAAGAACTCTGATGAACATTCCTGATGATTATTATGTTCTGTTCCTTCAGGGTGGTGGAACTCTCCAGTTCTCCATGGTTCCAATTAACCTGCTAACTGGCAGCAAGAAAGCTGATTACCTCATCACAGGTAACTGGGCTAAGAAGGCTTATGAAGAAGCTACTAAGTTTGGTGATGTAAAGATTCTTGCAAGCTCTGAGGAAGACAATTATTCATATATTCCTAAGTTTAAGCCAGAGGATATCAGACCTGACGTAGACTACGTTCACATTTGCTACAACAACACAATCTTCGGTACACATTGCAACGAAGTTCCTGATGTAGGTGATCATCTACTAGTTGCCGATATGTCATCTTGCATTCTTTCTGAGGAAGTTGATGTTACTAAGTTCGGTCTAATCTATGCCGGCGCGCAGAAGAATGTTGCACCTGCTGGTGTTACGATTGTAATCGTTAGAAAAGATCTCGTTGGAAAGGCACCTGCTAACACTCCAGTTTATCTAGATTATGCTACTCACGCTAAGAAGGGATCGATGTACAATACACCTCCATGCTACCCAATATACATTGCTGGCGAAGTGTTCAAGTATCTTCTTAAAAATGGTGGTGTAAAGGCTACTCACGAGAGAGATGTTGAGAAGGCTAACCTTCTATATGGCTACCTTGATAAGAGCGAGATGTTCAAGCCATCAGTTGCTAAGGAAGACAGATCGCTGATGAACATTACTTTCGTAACAGGAGATCCAGAGCTCGATAAGAAGTTTATCGCTGGCGCAAAGGAACAGGGTATGATTAACCTTGCTGGTTATAGAACTGTTGGCGGAATGAGAGCAAGCACATACAATGCAATGCCTTTAGAAGGTGTTGAAGCTCTCGTCGCTTATATGGAAAAGTTTGAGAATGAGAACAAGTAA